In Collimonas arenae, a single genomic region encodes these proteins:
- a CDS encoding ribonuclease catalytic domain-containing protein, giving the protein MNLFFEESGDFKAGVVLSQQGEAYQVELPTGKRSKVKAKDVLLQFTSPTPQELLDEAKQIAQGIELDFLWEVAGQEEFGFAELGAEYFGHAPLPAEAAGLLLSLHTAPIYFYKKGKGRYKAAPEASLKAAQAGIEKKKLQAQVQAGYVEQLKAGELPDVMKPLALQLLFKPDKNSIEYKALEAACNELQTSPQRLMLSVGGIASPKQLHLSKFLLEFFPKGAGFPKIEIPSVATLPLAPVQAFSIDDVTTTEIDDALSVQTLADGTVRVGIHIAAPGLGIKRGDALDTIARARMSTVYMPGDKITMLPDELVDAFTLAEGKNCPALSLYAILNPEDWSVISTETKAELVPISANLRHNTLDELVTEENLANDAGDYPHKADIALLWKWIQVLEQGRMAKREGFGLRPEQNNRVDFNFYVEEDVVTIARRKRGAPLDKIVAELMIFANSTWGKLMSDHGVPGIYRAQGGGSGGWAAKMQVRMVTHAAPHQGLGVDQYAWSTSPLRRYTDLVNQWQILACVEGGVAAPLVAPFKPRDADLFAIVSGFDAAYSGYGDFQSNMERYWCLRWLGQEQVRQVEAAVLKDEILRLAEIPLIIKLPGLQQLARGTQVKLDIIRWDEIDLTVEARLLEVSAPPPVVDGQQFEEQEDDADIAEELDAAMDMPHETVEIAADGEAVLAATDETVGVAADDESTTQESKPVAE; this is encoded by the coding sequence ATGAATCTATTTTTTGAAGAGTCCGGCGACTTTAAAGCAGGTGTCGTACTGTCGCAGCAAGGCGAGGCCTATCAGGTCGAACTGCCAACGGGCAAACGCAGCAAGGTGAAAGCCAAGGATGTGCTGCTGCAATTCACGTCGCCGACGCCACAGGAATTGCTGGATGAAGCCAAGCAGATCGCACAGGGCATTGAGCTTGATTTCCTGTGGGAAGTCGCAGGCCAGGAAGAATTCGGCTTTGCAGAGCTGGGCGCCGAGTATTTCGGCCATGCGCCATTGCCGGCGGAAGCCGCTGGCTTGCTGCTGAGCCTGCACACCGCGCCTATTTATTTTTATAAAAAGGGCAAGGGCCGCTACAAGGCGGCGCCGGAGGCGTCGCTGAAAGCAGCGCAGGCCGGTATCGAAAAGAAAAAGCTGCAAGCCCAGGTTCAAGCCGGCTACGTCGAGCAGCTCAAGGCCGGTGAATTGCCGGACGTGATGAAGCCGCTGGCCCTGCAATTGTTGTTCAAACCGGACAAGAACAGTATCGAATACAAGGCGCTGGAAGCAGCTTGCAACGAATTGCAGACCTCGCCGCAGCGCTTGATGCTGTCGGTCGGCGGCATCGCTTCGCCGAAGCAGCTGCATCTGTCCAAATTCTTGCTGGAATTCTTCCCCAAGGGTGCGGGCTTTCCGAAGATCGAGATTCCAAGCGTGGCAACGTTGCCGCTGGCGCCGGTACAGGCATTCTCTATCGATGACGTCACCACTACCGAAATCGACGATGCCTTGTCGGTGCAAACGCTGGCCGACGGCACCGTCCGGGTCGGCATCCATATCGCTGCGCCGGGGCTGGGCATCAAGCGCGGCGACGCGCTGGACACGATTGCCCGGGCGCGCATGTCTACCGTCTACATGCCGGGCGACAAAATCACCATGTTGCCGGATGAGCTGGTGGATGCGTTTACCTTGGCAGAAGGCAAGAACTGCCCGGCGTTGTCGCTCTACGCCATCTTGAATCCGGAAGACTGGAGCGTGATCAGCACGGAAACCAAGGCCGAGCTGGTGCCGATTTCCGCCAACCTGCGCCACAACACGCTGGATGAGCTGGTGACCGAAGAAAATCTCGCCAACGACGCCGGCGATTATCCGCACAAGGCCGATATCGCCTTGTTGTGGAAATGGATACAGGTATTGGAGCAAGGCCGCATGGCCAAGCGCGAAGGCTTCGGCTTGCGACCTGAGCAAAACAATCGCGTCGATTTCAATTTCTATGTCGAAGAGGATGTTGTGACCATCGCGCGCCGCAAGCGTGGCGCGCCGCTCGACAAGATCGTCGCGGAGCTGATGATCTTCGCTAACAGCACCTGGGGCAAGCTGATGTCCGATCACGGCGTGCCGGGCATTTATCGCGCGCAGGGTGGTGGCAGCGGTGGCTGGGCCGCCAAGATGCAGGTGCGCATGGTCACGCACGCTGCTCCCCATCAGGGCTTGGGCGTTGATCAATATGCATGGAGTACTTCCCCTTTGCGCCGCTATACCGACCTGGTTAACCAGTGGCAGATCCTGGCGTGCGTCGAAGGCGGCGTTGCTGCGCCGCTGGTTGCGCCGTTCAAACCGCGCGATGCTGATTTGTTTGCGATCGTGTCCGGCTTTGACGCGGCGTATTCGGGCTACGGCGATTTCCAATCCAACATGGAGCGTTACTGGTGCCTGCGCTGGCTGGGCCAGGAACAGGTGCGTCAGGTCGAAGCCGCAGTGCTCAAGGATGAAATCTTGCGGCTGGCCGAGATTCCACTGATCATCAAATTGCCGGGCTTGCAACAACTAGCGCGCGGCACCCAAGTCAAGCTGGATATCATCCGTTGGGACGAGATTGACCTGACAGTCGAGGCGCGCTTGCTGGAGGTGTCAGCGCCACCGCCGGTCGTCGATGGCCAACAGTTCGAAGAGCAAGAGGACGATGCCGACATCGCGGAAGAGCTGGACGCCGCCATGGACATGCCGCACGAAACCGTCGAGATTGCGGCGGATGGCGAGGCAGTCTTAGCGGCGACGGATGAGACGGTTGGCGTGGCGGCTGATGACGAGAGTACAACTCAGGAGAGCAAACCAGTGGCGGAGTGA
- a CDS encoding TonB C-terminal domain-containing protein: MKSFFQNRILVGAIVASVVAHAALLAVRFAAPEAFKLKPTDPALEVILVNAKHNTKPVKPEALAQANLDGGGNADAGRAKSPLPDMRKSEDGDNVQSTKRRIEQLEQQQQQMLAQMNKQTPLKMPAMDVQDKASDNTPQPNGRDLVESAKAIARKEAEIAKNIDDYNKRPKKTQITPSTRAVGYAAYYKAFQDRVEKLGTLNFPKKNGKNLYGKLVVYIPIYQDGSLYTKEGGARIERGSGNRDLDAATLKIIERSAPFGRFPENMRSSGKDDVWEVISTFEFTREGQLEAQLMGGVNQ, from the coding sequence GTGAAATCCTTTTTTCAAAATCGAATCCTGGTCGGCGCCATCGTGGCATCGGTAGTGGCGCATGCGGCGCTGTTGGCGGTGCGTTTCGCCGCACCTGAAGCCTTCAAGCTGAAGCCCACCGATCCGGCGCTGGAAGTGATCCTGGTCAACGCCAAGCACAACACCAAGCCAGTCAAGCCGGAGGCGCTGGCGCAAGCGAATCTGGATGGCGGCGGCAATGCCGACGCCGGCCGCGCCAAATCGCCGTTGCCGGACATGCGCAAATCGGAAGACGGCGACAACGTCCAGTCCACCAAGCGCCGTATCGAGCAACTGGAACAACAGCAACAACAGATGCTGGCGCAGATGAACAAGCAAACGCCGTTGAAAATGCCAGCCATGGATGTGCAGGACAAGGCCAGCGACAATACACCGCAGCCTAACGGCAGGGACCTGGTCGAGAGCGCCAAGGCCATTGCGCGCAAGGAAGCAGAGATCGCGAAGAATATCGACGATTACAACAAACGGCCGAAGAAAACCCAGATTACTCCGAGCACGCGTGCAGTTGGTTACGCAGCGTATTACAAGGCATTCCAGGATCGCGTCGAAAAACTGGGGACGCTGAATTTTCCGAAAAAGAATGGCAAGAACCTGTACGGAAAGCTGGTGGTCTATATTCCGATTTATCAAGATGGTTCGCTCTACACCAAAGAGGGCGGCGCCCGCATCGAGCGCGGTTCGGGCAACCGTGATCTCGACGCTGCGACCTTGAAAATTATCGAGCGGTCGGCGCCATTCGGCCGCTTCCCGGAAAACATGCGCAGCAGCGGCAAAGACGATGTGTGGGAAGTGATCTCCACCTTCGAATTTACCCGCGAGGGGCAGTTGGAAGCGCAGCTGATGGGAGGAGTTAACCAATGA
- the aroE gene encoding shikimate dehydrogenase: protein MTSAAGFAAYVVIGNPIAHSKSPAIHARFAADTAQDMRYTHLLAPLDGFAATVREFIAQGGRGANVTVPFKLEAYALADELTTRAKAAGAVNTLKFENGRILGDNTDGIGLVSDIVRNAGFDLTHKKILLLGAGGAARGVILPLLEGKPAQLVIANRTVAKAEELVQQFQSYGDRPGILSACGFTDAWQQFDLVINATSASLQAELPPLAASLFGPATLAYDMMYGSQPTVFMQFAAAHGAQVRDGLGMLVEQAAEAFFVWRGVRPSTDAVFAALRTQL from the coding sequence ATGACGAGCGCCGCCGGGTTTGCAGCTTATGTCGTGATCGGCAATCCGATCGCACATAGCAAGTCACCCGCGATCCATGCCCGCTTTGCTGCGGATACGGCGCAAGACATGCGCTATACCCATCTGCTGGCGCCGCTCGACGGTTTCGCTGCAACGGTACGGGAGTTCATTGCCCAAGGCGGTCGCGGTGCCAACGTCACCGTGCCGTTCAAGCTGGAGGCATACGCGCTGGCCGATGAGCTTACTACCCGCGCCAAAGCTGCCGGCGCGGTGAATACCCTGAAATTTGAAAATGGCCGGATCCTGGGCGACAACACTGATGGCATCGGGCTGGTGAGCGATATCGTGCGTAACGCCGGCTTCGACCTGACGCATAAAAAAATCCTGCTGCTGGGTGCCGGCGGCGCCGCGCGCGGGGTTATCCTGCCGCTGCTGGAAGGCAAGCCGGCGCAGTTGGTGATTGCGAACCGGACGGTGGCTAAGGCAGAGGAACTGGTGCAGCAATTCCAGTCTTATGGTGATCGTCCAGGCATTCTCAGCGCTTGCGGTTTTACCGACGCGTGGCAGCAGTTCGATCTGGTGATCAATGCTACTTCGGCCAGTCTGCAAGCGGAATTGCCGCCGCTTGCCGCCAGCCTGTTCGGCCCGGCGACGTTGGCTTATGACATGATGTATGGCAGCCAGCCAACTGTATTCATGCAGTTCGCTGCGGCGCACGGCGCGCAGGTGCGCGATGGGCTGGGCATGCTGGTGGAGCAGGCGGCAGAAGCGTTTTTTGTCTGGCGCGGCGTGCGGCCCTCCACCGATGCCGTATTTGCGGCCTTGCGTACCCAGCTCTAA
- the mtgA gene encoding monofunctional biosynthetic peptidoglycan transglycosylase produces MKVGKLFLRLCLLLIAAVLLLQVYFFVQIWWWVDHNPSSTSFMRHRLAEMQETVPDAQLQFKWLPYTRISTNLKRAIIASEDANFSEHDGVDWDALQQAYEKNEKKGKVVRGGSTITQQLAKNLFLSGERSYLRKGQELVITYMLEFLMDKERIFEIYLNVVEWGNGVFGAEAASQHYYKTSAANLGASQAARLAVMLPRPRFYDKNRGSAYLSQRTGLILRRMGSAELP; encoded by the coding sequence ATGAAAGTCGGCAAGTTATTTTTACGTTTATGTTTGCTGCTGATCGCTGCAGTCCTGCTGCTGCAAGTCTATTTCTTCGTGCAGATCTGGTGGTGGGTTGACCACAATCCGAGTTCCACCAGCTTCATGCGTCATCGTCTGGCCGAGATGCAGGAAACCGTGCCGGACGCGCAGCTGCAATTCAAATGGCTGCCATATACACGTATTTCGACCAATCTGAAGCGCGCCATCATTGCTTCCGAAGACGCCAATTTCTCTGAACATGATGGCGTCGACTGGGACGCCCTGCAACAGGCATACGAAAAAAACGAGAAGAAGGGAAAAGTGGTGCGCGGCGGTTCCACCATTACCCAGCAACTGGCTAAGAATCTGTTCTTGTCCGGCGAGCGCAGCTATTTGCGCAAAGGGCAGGAGCTGGTCATCACTTACATGTTGGAGTTCCTGATGGACAAGGAACGCATCTTTGAAATCTACCTGAATGTGGTGGAATGGGGTAATGGCGTGTTCGGCGCCGAGGCTGCATCCCAGCACTACTATAAAACCTCAGCCGCCAACCTTGGCGCCAGTCAGGCTGCGCGCCTTGCCGTGATGCTGCCGCGGCCGCGTTTCTACGACAAAAACCGCGGATCGGCTTATCTGTCGCAACGTACCGGACTGATTTTGCGGCGCATGGGATCGGCTGAATTGCCTTAG
- the corA gene encoding magnesium/cobalt transporter CorA: MINVFVLQNGRLNQVNIESHSDLEKVQPVWVDLTEPNDQERAWVKSIYGVTLPGEDEVKDIEASARYYEAENGDLHLRTDFLFEEDDGPSSTVTVAFILARNILFSVHGEDLPVFRLVRMRARSRPGSIGDYKDVLLDLYQTDAEYSADALEGVYKKLDEVSARVLQKKLTDQAAAEALSAMAHEEDLNGRIRRNMMDTRRAVSFLMRGRLLSVDQFEDARQILRDIESLDGHTAFLFDKINFLMDATVGFININQNKIIKIFSVASVAFLPPTLIASIYGMNFRFMPEFDWSLGYPFALVLMVCSAITPFWYFRRRGWLN, translated from the coding sequence ATGATTAATGTATTCGTATTGCAAAACGGCCGGCTTAACCAGGTCAACATCGAGAGTCACAGCGATCTTGAAAAGGTCCAGCCGGTGTGGGTCGACCTGACTGAGCCGAACGACCAGGAGCGGGCCTGGGTCAAGAGTATCTACGGCGTTACGCTGCCTGGTGAAGACGAAGTCAAGGATATCGAAGCCTCGGCCCGCTACTACGAAGCGGAAAACGGCGACCTCCATTTGCGTACCGATTTTCTGTTTGAAGAAGACGACGGCCCGTCGTCGACTGTTACGGTCGCTTTTATCCTGGCACGCAATATCTTGTTTTCGGTGCATGGCGAAGACTTGCCGGTATTCCGGCTGGTGCGTATGCGGGCACGCTCGCGGCCGGGCTCTATCGGCGATTACAAGGACGTGCTGCTCGATCTGTATCAGACCGACGCCGAATACTCCGCCGACGCCCTGGAGGGCGTCTACAAGAAGCTGGATGAGGTTAGTGCGCGCGTCCTGCAAAAGAAGCTTACCGACCAGGCCGCTGCCGAAGCGTTGAGTGCGATGGCGCACGAGGAAGACTTGAACGGCCGGATCAGGCGCAACATGATGGATACCCGGCGCGCGGTAAGTTTTTTGATGCGCGGCCGTTTATTGAGCGTGGATCAGTTTGAAGATGCGCGGCAGATTTTGCGCGACATTGAATCGCTGGATGGCCACACCGCTTTCCTGTTCGACAAGATCAACTTCCTGATGGATGCGACAGTCGGTTTTATCAACATCAATCAAAACAAGATCATCAAGATCTTCTCGGTCGCTTCAGTGGCGTTCTTGCCGCCGACGCTGATCGCCAGTATCTACGGCATGAATTTCCGTTTCATGCCGGAATTCGACTGGTCGCTGGGCTATCCGTTCGCGCTGGTATTGATGGTGTGTTCTGCAATCACGCCATTCTGGTACTTCCGCCGGCGCGGCTGGCTGAATTGA
- the hemL gene encoding glutamate-1-semialdehyde 2,1-aminomutase — protein MTSNNDTLFARAQLTTPGGVNSPVRAFRSVGGTPRFITRAEGPYFWDADDRRYIDYIGSWGPAIVGHAHPTVIKAVQDAAARGLSFGAPTEGEIEIAEEICKLVPSIEQVRLVSSGTEATMSALRLARGATGRDKILKFEGCYHGHADSLLVKAGSGLLTFGNPTSAGVPEDFVKHTLVLDYNNCEQLEQAFKDMGDQIACVIVEPVAGNMNLVRATPEFLQTMRRLCTQYGTVLIFDEVMCGFRVALGGAQALYNIKPDITALGKVIGGGLPVAAFGGRADLMKHMAPLGSVYQAGTLSGNPVAVAAGMSTLKLIQEPDFYTKLSAQTSKLVQGLSSAAKDAGITFSGDAIGGMFGLYFAAEVPGTYAAMMASNKDLFNKFFHAMLDAGVYLAPSAFEAGFVSAQHDDAVIDATIAAARGAFAQLA, from the coding sequence ATGACTTCCAATAACGACACCCTGTTCGCTCGCGCCCAACTGACCACCCCTGGCGGCGTCAATTCCCCGGTGCGCGCCTTCCGTTCTGTTGGCGGCACGCCGCGTTTTATCACGCGCGCCGAAGGCCCTTATTTCTGGGATGCCGATGACCGCCGCTACATCGACTACATTGGCTCCTGGGGTCCTGCGATTGTCGGCCACGCCCATCCAACCGTGATCAAAGCAGTGCAGGATGCTGCTGCGCGCGGTCTCAGCTTTGGCGCACCGACCGAGGGCGAAATCGAAATCGCCGAGGAAATCTGCAAACTGGTGCCGTCGATCGAGCAGGTACGGTTGGTTTCCAGCGGCACCGAAGCCACCATGAGCGCGTTGCGCCTGGCGCGCGGCGCCACCGGACGCGACAAGATTCTCAAATTCGAAGGCTGCTACCACGGCCACGCCGATTCGCTGCTGGTCAAGGCTGGCAGCGGCTTGCTGACCTTTGGCAATCCGACTTCGGCCGGCGTACCGGAAGATTTCGTCAAACACACGCTAGTCCTCGATTACAACAATTGCGAGCAATTGGAGCAGGCTTTCAAGGACATGGGCGACCAGATCGCCTGCGTCATCGTTGAGCCGGTGGCCGGCAATATGAACCTGGTCCGGGCAACGCCGGAGTTCTTGCAAACCATGCGCCGCCTGTGTACGCAGTACGGCACCGTATTGATTTTCGATGAAGTCATGTGCGGCTTCCGCGTGGCGCTGGGTGGAGCACAAGCGTTGTACAACATCAAACCGGATATCACCGCGCTGGGCAAAGTCATCGGCGGCGGCTTGCCGGTAGCGGCATTCGGCGGCCGCGCTGACCTGATGAAGCACATGGCGCCACTAGGCTCGGTGTACCAGGCGGGTACCTTATCGGGTAATCCGGTAGCGGTAGCCGCAGGCATGAGCACCCTCAAACTGATTCAAGAGCCGGATTTTTACACGAAGCTTTCGGCGCAAACCAGCAAGCTGGTCCAAGGCTTGAGCAGCGCAGCCAAAGATGCCGGCATCACATTCAGCGGCGATGCTATCGGTGGCATGTTCGGTTTATATTTTGCGGCAGAGGTACCCGGCACTTACGCGGCGATGATGGCATCCAACAAGGACTTATTCAACAAGTTCTTCCACGCCATGCTGGACGCTGGCGTGTACCTGGCGCCGTCCGCATTTGAAGCCGGTTTCGTTTCGGCCCAACATGACGATGCGGTGATTGACGCCACCATCGCGGCGGCGCGCGGCGCATTTGCGCAACTTGCCTAA
- the thiD gene encoding bifunctional hydroxymethylpyrimidine kinase/phosphomethylpyrimidine kinase translates to MQNQTSPLILTFGVADPVGAAGIQADLATFSAMGCHGLSVITSILIGDTARIEDTQQIDADWVADQARVLLEDMPVAAFKVGAVGSIESVSVIAEIVSDYPEIPLILDPFLSAMPDQGQDSEDLLTAIRELLIPQSTVMLLSAVELARLAETWREPSSEDMMSIDAMRVIELGCEYLFVTGTPTPAAEVGNTLFSENGVVRQDTWPRVSGSFTGAGTTMSAAIAAMLANGLDVPEAVSEAQEFTLAAVTAAQRLGMGKLIPDRYFWAREEGLERETKNESDGDS, encoded by the coding sequence GTGCAAAACCAAACTTCTCCTCTTATATTGACCTTCGGCGTTGCCGACCCAGTCGGCGCCGCCGGTATCCAGGCAGACCTGGCCACTTTTTCGGCGATGGGCTGTCACGGCCTTTCTGTCATCACGTCGATCCTGATCGGCGACACCGCCCGCATCGAAGATACGCAACAAATCGATGCCGACTGGGTCGCCGATCAAGCCCGGGTACTCCTCGAAGACATGCCGGTGGCCGCTTTCAAAGTAGGCGCCGTCGGCAGCATCGAGAGCGTATCCGTGATTGCCGAGATTGTCTCGGACTATCCGGAAATCCCGCTGATTCTAGACCCTTTTTTGTCGGCGATGCCGGATCAGGGACAAGATAGCGAAGACTTGCTGACCGCTATCCGCGAGTTACTGATCCCCCAATCCACCGTCATGCTGCTGTCGGCAGTGGAACTGGCGCGGCTGGCGGAAACCTGGCGCGAACCATCATCCGAAGACATGATGAGCATCGATGCGATGCGCGTCATCGAACTCGGCTGCGAATATTTGTTTGTCACCGGTACGCCGACCCCTGCTGCGGAAGTCGGCAATACCTTGTTCAGTGAAAACGGCGTCGTGCGGCAGGATACCTGGCCGCGTGTATCCGGCTCGTTCACCGGCGCCGGCACCACCATGTCGGCGGCAATCGCGGCAATGCTGGCCAATGGCCTGGACGTGCCTGAAGCGGTGTCCGAAGCGCAGGAATTCACCCTTGCAGCGGTCACGGCAGCACAACGGCTGGGGATGGGAAAGCTGATACCGGACCGTTATTTCTGGGCCCGTGAAGAAGGCCTGGAGCGCGAAACAAAAAACGAGAGTGACGGCGACTCCTGA
- a CDS encoding rubredoxin gives MCLICGWVYDEEAGLPEEGIAPGTLWDDVPMNWTCPECGARKEDFEMVAI, from the coding sequence ATGTGCCTGATTTGCGGCTGGGTCTATGATGAAGAGGCCGGTTTGCCGGAAGAAGGCATCGCCCCGGGCACATTGTGGGACGACGTGCCGATGAACTGGACTTGCCCTGAGTGCGGCGCACGCAAGGAAGATTTCGAAATGGTTGCCATTTAA
- a CDS encoding response regulator, translating into MTTSLGGVNLKVMVIDDSSTIRRSAEIFLSQAGYQVVLAEDGFDALAKVNDHKPALIFCDILMPRLDGYQTCALIKKSAKFHATPVVMLSSKDGLFDRARGAMVGSDEYLTKPFTKDSLLKAVRQHTQAADGAVQSVVAVTA; encoded by the coding sequence ATGACAACATCACTTGGCGGCGTCAACCTGAAGGTAATGGTGATTGACGATAGCAGCACGATTCGTCGTTCTGCGGAGATTTTCCTTAGCCAGGCCGGCTATCAGGTGGTACTTGCCGAAGATGGCTTCGATGCATTGGCGAAAGTCAATGATCACAAGCCCGCGTTGATTTTTTGCGACATCCTGATGCCTCGTCTGGATGGCTATCAAACCTGTGCTCTGATTAAAAAGAGCGCTAAATTCCATGCTACGCCGGTGGTCATGCTGTCGTCCAAGGACGGCCTGTTTGATCGTGCGCGCGGCGCTATGGTCGGCTCCGACGAATATCTCACCAAACCGTTCACCAAAGACAGTCTGCTGAAGGCGGTGCGCCAGCATACCCAGGCTGCGGACGGTGCTGTCCAAAGCGTCGTAGCGGTAACGGCGTAA
- a CDS encoding response regulator: MAIQKILIVDDSPTERYFLTDILAKAGYSVSTSENGEGILDKIKADKPQLILMDVVMPGQNGFQVTRSITRDDDTKDIPIIICSSKGLETDRIWGLRQGARDYLVKPIDPKELLAKIAALG; this comes from the coding sequence ATGGCCATACAAAAAATTCTTATCGTCGACGACTCGCCAACCGAGCGTTATTTCTTGACCGATATCCTGGCGAAGGCCGGTTATTCCGTGTCGACTTCCGAAAATGGTGAAGGCATCCTCGACAAGATCAAGGCTGACAAGCCGCAATTGATCCTGATGGATGTAGTGATGCCTGGCCAGAATGGCTTTCAGGTGACGCGCTCGATTACGCGCGATGACGACACCAAAGACATTCCTATCATCATCTGCAGCAGCAAGGGCCTGGAGACCGACCGTATCTGGGGCTTGCGCCAAGGCGCGCGCGATTACCTGGTGAAGCCTATCGATCCAAAGGAACTGCTGGCTAAAATCGCAGCGCTTGGTTAA
- a CDS encoding chemotaxis protein CheW, with translation MTQSTSPLTAELPPSSPLQPIDKAGKVALDADSRRNRLREFQSHLLERMQAARSGSEAQESQLGLLIGQSRWLLNLQEAGEIVAVEQISRVPLTHDWYLGLSNVRGTLISVIDFARYQGQALTQIDKECRIVAFAPTFSFNSGLLVSRVLGLRNVAQMTLQAPDSLDQAAPKRYIDSDSQIWSELSMAQILQDPRFLQVGL, from the coding sequence ATGACCCAATCAACCTCGCCTCTGACGGCGGAATTGCCGCCATCGTCGCCGTTGCAGCCAATTGACAAGGCCGGCAAAGTAGCGCTCGACGCGGATTCGCGCCGCAATCGGCTGCGCGAGTTCCAGTCGCACTTGCTGGAGCGGATGCAGGCTGCGCGCAGCGGCAGCGAAGCACAGGAAAGCCAGCTTGGTTTATTGATCGGACAGAGCCGGTGGTTGTTGAACCTGCAAGAAGCCGGCGAAATTGTCGCTGTCGAGCAGATTTCACGGGTGCCGCTCACCCACGATTGGTATCTGGGCCTGAGCAATGTGCGCGGAACGCTGATCAGCGTGATCGATTTTGCGCGTTACCAGGGACAGGCTTTGACGCAAATTGACAAGGAATGTCGGATTGTCGCGTTTGCGCCGACGTTTTCGTTCAACAGCGGCTTGCTGGTTTCGCGTGTTCTGGGTTTGCGCAATGTCGCCCAAATGACCTTGCAAGCCCCGGATTCATTGGATCAGGCAGCTCCAAAGCGCTATATCGACAGCGATTCCCAGATCTGGAGCGAGCTGAGCATGGCCCAAATCTTGCAGGACCCTCGTTTTTTACAAGTAGGTTTATGA